A genome region from bacterium includes the following:
- a CDS encoding haloalkane dehalogenase: MPFDQDISAEFPFEPHFVEVRGSKMHCVDVGMGGGDGDPFLFLHGNPTWSDLWRNVIPHCAPLGRCVAPDLIGMGRSDKPEIEYTFFEQARYLDELIEKLGLDRLTLVLHDWGSALGLHWARRHPDRVKAIAFMEAIVRPGRWKQMPLPLRLIFKRLRHPKKGRKMAVDKNMFIEMLLPQGTARNLTEEEMNRYREPYLDPTDREAVRAWPTQIPLDGEPPNVHEAVAGYFEWLQGSEVPKLLFHVEPAFIIPPALVSSLRRRLPNLETVDLGQGRHFTPEEYPHTIGRGIADWYPRAVARRS, from the coding sequence ATGCCCTTCGATCAGGACATCTCGGCCGAGTTCCCTTTCGAGCCACACTTCGTCGAGGTCCGGGGCTCCAAGATGCACTGCGTCGATGTCGGCATGGGCGGCGGTGACGGAGATCCGTTTCTCTTCCTCCACGGGAACCCGACCTGGTCGGATCTCTGGCGCAACGTGATTCCTCACTGCGCGCCGCTGGGACGGTGCGTGGCTCCGGATTTGATCGGTATGGGGAGGTCCGACAAACCCGAGATCGAGTACACGTTCTTCGAACAGGCTCGCTACCTGGACGAGTTGATCGAGAAGCTGGGACTCGACCGGTTGACCCTGGTGCTACACGATTGGGGCTCGGCGCTCGGACTTCATTGGGCGCGGCGGCACCCGGACCGGGTCAAGGCGATCGCCTTCATGGAGGCGATTGTCCGCCCGGGCAGGTGGAAGCAGATGCCCCTGCCGCTTCGGCTCATCTTCAAGCGGCTGCGCCATCCGAAGAAGGGCAGGAAGATGGCGGTCGACAAGAACATGTTCATCGAGATGCTGCTTCCTCAGGGCACCGCCCGCAACCTGACCGAGGAGGAGATGAATCGTTACCGTGAGCCCTACCTGGATCCGACGGATCGGGAGGCGGTCCGAGCCTGGCCAACGCAGATTCCCCTGGACGGCGAGCCCCCAAACGTCCATGAGGCCGTCGCCGGTTATTTCGAGTGGCTACAGGGCAGCGAGGTTCCGAAGCTGCTCTTCCACGTCGAGCCGGCCTTCATCATCCCGCCTGCCCTGGTGTCATCGCTCCGGCGGCGCCTACCGAATCTGGAGACCGTGGATCTGGGCCAAGGCAGGCACTTCACGCCGGAGGAATACCCGCACACGATCGGCCGCGGCATCGCCGACTGGTATCCGCGTGCGGTGGCCAGACGAAGCTAG
- a CDS encoding helix-turn-helix transcriptional regulator, which translates to MKNRLKVLRAERDWSQADLAQRLGVSRQTVNALERGKSAPSLPLAFKLGGLFSLPIEQIFFPE; encoded by the coding sequence GTGAAGAACCGTCTCAAAGTCTTGCGTGCGGAACGCGATTGGTCACAGGCCGATCTGGCCCAGCGACTCGGCGTATCGCGCCAGACCGTGAACGCGCTCGAGCGCGGAAAGTCCGCGCCCTCTCTTCCCCTGGCCTTCAAATTGGGCGGGCTGTTCTCGCTGCCCATCGAGCAG